In Gemmatimonadaceae bacterium, one DNA window encodes the following:
- the miaB gene encoding tRNA (N6-isopentenyl adenosine(37)-C2)-methylthiotransferase MiaB has protein sequence MSTTSTPRTVYIETYGCQMNVSDSELMYGRLEAEGYVAVDAPQGADVVLVNTCAIRENAEQRVIGRLGELRRDLKAGAVLGVTGCMAQRLGPRLLETDTRVQLVVGPDAYRSLPSLIDGARGGERFSATDFDLEEHYEDFSARRFEGVKAWIPVQRGCDYRCTYCIVPTTRGPERSRRLADVVRETAEVAQRGISEVVLLGQTVNSYHDGTHDFADLLRAVGAVDGIRRVRYTSPHPNDFSDRVIAAMAETPTVCEHVHLPMQSGSTAMLKRMLRRYSREEYLQCVERLRAAMPGLGLTTDIIVGFPAETDEEHADTISLCREVRFDDAFTFKFSAREGTPATRMPPEWTVPPAIVDARYDELLATIRGISREKNLARLGERMEVLIEKEARKGGELMQARSRDFKTVLVPGTPDMIGQYLTVELTGTTGATFTGTPVQERQPLPMAG, from the coding sequence ATGAGCACGACCAGCACTCCTCGCACGGTCTATATCGAGACCTACGGCTGCCAGATGAACGTCAGCGATTCCGAGCTGATGTACGGGCGGCTGGAAGCCGAGGGCTATGTGGCGGTGGATGCGCCGCAGGGCGCGGACGTGGTGCTGGTGAACACCTGCGCCATTCGCGAGAACGCCGAGCAGCGCGTGATCGGCCGTCTGGGCGAGCTGCGGCGCGACCTGAAGGCGGGCGCGGTGCTCGGCGTCACTGGATGCATGGCGCAGCGCCTTGGACCCCGCCTGCTGGAGACCGACACGCGGGTGCAGTTGGTGGTCGGTCCCGACGCCTACCGGTCGCTGCCGAGTCTGATTGACGGCGCCCGTGGCGGCGAACGATTCTCGGCGACCGACTTCGACCTCGAGGAGCACTACGAGGACTTCAGCGCGCGACGCTTTGAGGGCGTGAAGGCCTGGATCCCCGTGCAGCGTGGCTGCGACTATCGCTGCACATACTGCATCGTCCCGACGACGCGAGGGCCTGAGCGCTCGCGGCGCCTGGCCGATGTCGTCCGCGAGACGGCCGAGGTCGCGCAGCGCGGCATCAGCGAGGTTGTGCTGCTCGGACAGACGGTGAACTCGTACCACGACGGCACGCACGACTTCGCGGACCTGCTGCGCGCGGTCGGGGCGGTGGATGGCATTCGCCGCGTGCGCTACACCAGCCCGCACCCGAATGACTTCTCCGACCGCGTCATCGCCGCGATGGCGGAGACGCCGACGGTCTGCGAGCACGTGCATCTCCCGATGCAGAGTGGCTCCACGGCGATGCTCAAGCGCATGCTGCGTCGCTACTCGCGTGAGGAGTACCTGCAGTGCGTGGAGCGCCTGCGCGCGGCGATGCCGGGGCTCGGGCTCACGACGGACATCATCGTCGGCTTTCCCGCCGAGACGGATGAGGAGCACGCGGACACCATCTCGTTGTGCCGCGAAGTCCGATTCGACGACGCCTTCACCTTCAAGTTCTCGGCGCGTGAGGGCACGCCCGCCACGCGTATGCCACCCGAGTGGACCGTCCCGCCCGCGATCGTGGATGCGCGCTACGATGAGTTGCTCGCCACAATCCGCGGCATCTCCCGCGAGAAGAACCTCGCGCGGCTCGGCGAGCGGATGGAGGTCTTGATTGAGAAGGAGGCGCGCAAGGGCGGCGAGTTGATGCAGGCGCGTAGCCGGGACTTCAAGACCGTGCTCGTGCCCGGCACGCCGGACATGATCGGGCAGTACCTCACCGTCGAGCTCACCGGCACGACGGGTGCGACGTTCACCGGCACGCCGGTGCAGGAACGCCAGCCGCTGCCGATGGCGGGATAG
- a CDS encoding DNA internalization-related competence protein ComEC/Rec2 yields MPLLLQGALAWVAGTALGLSVRDARPWLVALLLCAALGWLARRSRRARNAEYGMALALLVGAGLLLGADLAAADRRCAALARAGDLRELTLGAAAAPGSFVRAELHAPGCVVPLAVAVRSGAAAAGARVRWEGGELSEGDRGLLLRDARLRSVAGPGPLARWRNTVAARLDARFAADGPMVRALLIADTRGLDPGLRERYADAGLVHMLSISGLHVAIVGGSLLLLAGVLRLPPRVAAVAAVATTGLYVLAIGAPPPALRSVTLFAATQAARLAQRPISPWGAYALGALVPLVEPRTVLDLGWQLSVSGYAAIIVAGRVGRRMPEDWPRWGRALGRELTTGALSTLATAPLVAWHFGRLSLVAPLSNLFAGPIVSLLQPALFVVMLLPDVPGLGIVMDASVALMRALDAVAAAAAALPLAAVQVAPSQLAIVLALLGTAAVLVAGWSRAPARPALVAILATAALAWLPADRGIGAASGELELHVLDVGQGDALALRSPRGRWLLVDAGRVWASGDAGRSVVLPYLRRRGGVVTDLVLTHPHADHIGGATSILRALHPARVHDSGFVEPSEHYAEVLREAAAAGAEWRRLRPGQRFDFDGATVEVLAPDSAWVTTLRDPNAASAVLAVTYGTHRLLLTGDAEADEERWLLEHRPAALAATVLKVGHHGSRTSTGADFLAAVGPRLAIVSVGAGNFYGHPSPEVMRRLTLAGAQVLRTDQLGPIVLRSDGTKLEVEAAGIRWPVAPRLPEHP; encoded by the coding sequence ATGCCACTTCTGTTGCAGGGTGCACTCGCCTGGGTGGCGGGCACGGCGCTCGGGCTTTCGGTCCGCGATGCGCGTCCGTGGCTGGTGGCTCTGCTGCTCTGCGCCGCGTTGGGCTGGCTGGCCCGCCGTTCACGGCGCGCGCGCAACGCCGAGTACGGGATGGCACTCGCGCTGCTCGTGGGCGCAGGGCTGTTGCTGGGAGCGGATCTCGCAGCGGCAGACCGACGTTGCGCGGCCTTGGCGCGAGCTGGAGATCTCCGTGAACTGACGCTTGGCGCGGCCGCGGCTCCCGGCAGCTTCGTGCGCGCGGAACTGCACGCGCCCGGCTGCGTGGTACCGCTCGCGGTCGCAGTTCGCAGTGGCGCGGCGGCGGCGGGGGCTCGCGTGCGCTGGGAGGGCGGGGAGCTCAGCGAGGGTGACCGCGGCCTGCTGCTACGCGACGCACGGCTGCGCAGCGTGGCGGGCCCCGGCCCCCTCGCGCGTTGGAGGAACACCGTGGCCGCGAGGCTCGACGCGCGTTTCGCAGCGGACGGTCCGATGGTTCGGGCTCTGCTGATTGCCGACACGCGCGGACTCGATCCAGGCCTGCGCGAACGCTACGCAGATGCTGGCCTCGTGCACATGCTCTCCATCTCGGGTCTGCACGTTGCCATCGTCGGCGGTTCGCTGCTCCTGCTGGCCGGAGTCCTGCGATTGCCGCCACGTGTGGCCGCGGTGGCGGCGGTTGCCACGACGGGGCTGTACGTCCTCGCGATCGGCGCGCCGCCGCCAGCGTTGCGCTCGGTCACGCTGTTTGCGGCGACGCAGGCGGCGCGGCTGGCTCAACGCCCGATTTCGCCGTGGGGTGCGTACGCACTAGGGGCCTTGGTGCCGCTCGTCGAGCCGCGGACGGTACTCGACCTCGGCTGGCAGCTCTCGGTGTCAGGCTACGCGGCCATCATCGTTGCTGGGCGCGTCGGACGCCGCATGCCGGAAGACTGGCCGCGCTGGGGCCGTGCGCTCGGCCGCGAGCTCACGACCGGCGCCCTCAGCACCTTGGCGACCGCGCCGCTCGTGGCCTGGCACTTCGGTCGGCTGAGCCTCGTGGCGCCGCTGAGCAATCTCTTCGCCGGCCCGATCGTGTCGCTGCTGCAGCCTGCGCTGTTCGTCGTGATGTTGCTGCCCGACGTGCCCGGCCTCGGCATCGTAATGGACGCGTCCGTCGCGTTGATGCGTGCGTTGGATGCCGTGGCGGCCGCGGCGGCGGCGCTGCCGCTCGCCGCCGTGCAGGTGGCACCGAGCCAGCTGGCCATCGTCCTCGCGCTGCTCGGCACCGCTGCGGTGCTCGTGGCGGGCTGGAGTCGCGCGCCCGCTCGCCCGGCCCTCGTCGCGATCTTGGCGACGGCTGCCCTCGCGTGGCTGCCGGCGGACCGCGGGATTGGCGCTGCGAGCGGCGAACTCGAACTGCACGTGCTCGATGTGGGGCAGGGTGATGCCCTCGCGTTGCGATCGCCGCGCGGCCGCTGGCTGCTCGTGGACGCCGGCCGCGTGTGGGCCTCCGGTGACGCGGGACGCAGCGTGGTGCTGCCGTATCTCCGCCGGCGCGGCGGCGTGGTCACCGACTTGGTGCTCACGCATCCGCACGCCGACCATATCGGCGGCGCGACGTCCATCCTGCGCGCGCTGCACCCTGCACGCGTACACGACAGTGGCTTCGTCGAGCCCAGCGAGCACTACGCCGAGGTGCTGCGGGAGGCGGCCGCCGCGGGAGCGGAGTGGCGGCGCTTGCGCCCAGGGCAGCGGTTCGACTTCGATGGCGCGACGGTCGAGGTGCTTGCTCCTGACTCCGCGTGGGTCACCACGCTCCGGGACCCGAACGCCGCGAGCGCCGTGCTCGCCGTTACGTACGGCACGCATCGCCTGCTCCTGACCGGTGACGCCGAGGCAGACGAGGAGCGCTGGCTGCTTGAGCATCGACCAGCAGCCTTGGCTGCGACGGTACTCAAGGTCGGGCACCACGGCTCGCGCACGAGTACGGGCGCCGACTTCCTCGCCGCCGTCGGCCCGCGCCTCGCGATTGTGAGCGTCGGGGCCGGCAACTTCTACGGGCACCCGTCGCCGGAGGTGATGCGTCGCCTCACGCTTGCCGGTGCGCAGGTGCTGCGGACGGACCAGCTGGGGCCAATCGTCCTGCGCAGCGATGGCACGAAGCTTGAAGTTGAGGCAGCGGGCATCCGCTGGCCGGTGGCGCCGCGGTTGCCCGAGCACCCCTGA
- the fbp gene encoding class 1 fructose-bisphosphatase has translation MVTNTDTSVVTIERYIIEQEKRFPDATGELSGILYDLALAAKMIANKVRLAGLADILGAHGTENVQGEVQQRLDVISNDIIRKAMDHGGRLCAMASEEEEELIPIPERFKRGKYLLLFDPLDGSSNIDVNVPVGTIFSVLQKVTEGEEGRLEDALQPGVRQVAAGYVVYGSSTMMVYSTGLGVHGFTLDPSIGEFLLSHPDIRTPEQGVFLSVNGAYEEGWTDSVRKLMQRYKGLDGKRKAMNVRYIGSLVADFHRNLLSGGLFAYPANTKSPNGKLRLLYECNPLAYICEQAGGAAIDGRQRILDVQPTSLHQRSPYFVGSKADVAMAAEMLAEG, from the coding sequence GTGGTCACGAATACCGACACCTCCGTCGTCACGATCGAGCGCTACATCATCGAGCAGGAGAAGCGCTTTCCCGACGCCACGGGGGAGCTCTCCGGCATCCTCTACGACCTGGCGCTCGCGGCCAAGATGATCGCGAACAAGGTGCGCTTGGCCGGCCTCGCGGACATCCTCGGCGCCCACGGCACGGAGAACGTGCAGGGCGAGGTGCAGCAGCGGCTCGACGTCATCTCCAATGACATCATCCGCAAGGCGATGGACCACGGCGGCCGCCTCTGCGCGATGGCGTCCGAGGAAGAGGAGGAACTCATCCCCATTCCCGAGCGCTTCAAGCGCGGCAAGTACCTGCTGCTTTTCGATCCGCTCGATGGCTCGTCGAACATCGATGTGAACGTGCCGGTGGGCACGATCTTCTCGGTGCTGCAAAAGGTCACCGAGGGCGAGGAGGGGCGGCTCGAGGATGCGCTGCAGCCCGGCGTGCGCCAGGTGGCGGCGGGCTATGTCGTCTACGGGTCGAGCACGATGATGGTGTACTCGACCGGGCTCGGCGTGCACGGCTTTACCTTGGATCCGTCCATCGGCGAGTTCCTGCTCTCGCATCCCGACATCCGGACGCCGGAGCAGGGCGTGTTCCTCTCAGTGAACGGGGCCTACGAGGAAGGCTGGACGGACTCCGTGCGCAAGCTGATGCAGCGGTACAAGGGGCTCGATGGCAAGCGCAAGGCGATGAATGTGCGTTACATCGGCTCCCTAGTCGCGGACTTCCATCGCAACTTGTTGAGCGGCGGCCTGTTCGCCTATCCGGCCAACACGAAGAGCCCGAATGGCAAGCTGCGCCTGCTCTATGAGTGCAATCCGCTGGCGTACATCTGTGAGCAGGCCGGTGGCGCGGCCATCGACGGTCGGCAGCGCATCCTCGATGTACAGCCGACCTCGCTGCACCAGCGCTCGCCGTACTTCGTGGGCTCCAAGGCGGACGTGGCGATGGCCGCCGAGATGTTGGCCGAAGGCTGA
- a CDS encoding methylmalonyl-CoA mutase, with protein sequence MSDRSKRAAPEERMSPSGIPVAPVYRPVDAASSPSADAAPAQYAEQLGDPGQFPFTRGVYDGMYRKRLWTMRQYAGFGTAQETNARFKLLLQAGQTGLSTAFDLPTQMGLDSDSPRALGEVGRVGVAIDSVEDMHLLLADLPLGEVSTSMTINATASILLAMYIVVAEERGVARDQLSGTIQNDILKEYIARGTYVFPPQPSLALIAETFRFCAAEVPSWNPISISGYHIREAGATAVQELAFTFANAMAYVQRAVDAGLAVDAFAPRLSFFFACHNDLFEEVAKFRAARRIYARLMRDRYGASDASCRLRFHTQTGGVTLTAQQPLNNVVRVAVQTLAATLGGTQSLHTNGYDEALALPTAEAATLALRTQQIAAYESGVAQTADPLAGSYYVEALTDEVERRALELLAKVEALGGSAPAIEAGFFQDEIGRSAYEHQLAVERGSTVIVGVNKFADGQDPPIIPAPDFTALEQAQRARVAAMRAARDGAAVDAALGAIAQAAPAYAKASGERAPLMPLIIDAVRARATVGEISDALRKVWGEYRPT encoded by the coding sequence ATGAGTGATCGCTCGAAGCGCGCAGCACCCGAGGAGCGGATGTCGCCCTCGGGCATTCCGGTCGCGCCGGTCTATCGGCCGGTTGATGCGGCATCGTCGCCGTCGGCAGACGCCGCCCCGGCCCAGTACGCGGAGCAGTTGGGCGATCCCGGCCAGTTCCCGTTCACGCGCGGCGTGTACGACGGGATGTATCGCAAGCGGCTGTGGACGATGCGGCAGTACGCGGGCTTCGGAACCGCGCAGGAGACCAACGCACGCTTCAAGCTCCTGCTACAGGCGGGGCAGACGGGACTGTCCACCGCCTTCGACCTTCCGACGCAGATGGGCCTCGACTCCGACTCGCCGCGCGCCCTGGGCGAGGTCGGGCGCGTGGGCGTGGCGATTGACAGTGTGGAGGACATGCACCTCCTGCTCGCCGACCTGCCGCTGGGCGAGGTCTCGACCTCGATGACCATCAACGCCACGGCAAGCATCCTGCTGGCGATGTACATCGTCGTGGCCGAGGAGCGTGGCGTCGCGCGCGATCAACTCAGCGGGACGATCCAGAACGACATCCTCAAGGAGTACATCGCGCGCGGCACGTATGTGTTCCCGCCGCAGCCGTCGCTGGCGCTGATCGCCGAGACGTTCCGGTTCTGCGCGGCGGAGGTGCCCAGCTGGAATCCGATTTCCATCTCGGGCTACCACATCCGCGAGGCGGGGGCGACGGCGGTGCAGGAGTTGGCGTTCACCTTCGCCAACGCGATGGCCTACGTCCAGCGCGCCGTGGACGCGGGTCTCGCAGTGGATGCCTTCGCGCCGCGCCTGAGCTTCTTCTTCGCCTGCCACAACGACCTCTTTGAGGAAGTCGCCAAGTTCCGCGCCGCGCGCCGCATCTATGCGCGGCTGATGCGCGATCGGTACGGTGCCAGCGACGCGTCCTGCCGGTTGCGCTTCCACACGCAGACAGGCGGTGTGACCCTCACGGCGCAGCAACCGCTCAATAACGTGGTGCGTGTCGCGGTGCAGACCCTGGCCGCCACGCTGGGTGGCACCCAATCGCTGCACACCAACGGCTACGACGAGGCGCTGGCGCTGCCCACCGCCGAGGCGGCGACCCTTGCTTTGCGCACGCAGCAGATCGCCGCGTACGAGAGCGGCGTGGCGCAGACGGCCGACCCGCTCGCCGGCAGCTACTACGTCGAAGCGTTGACCGACGAGGTCGAGCGTCGCGCGCTCGAGTTGCTCGCGAAGGTCGAGGCGTTGGGCGGATCCGCGCCGGCCATCGAGGCCGGGTTCTTCCAGGATGAGATCGGCCGCTCGGCGTACGAGCACCAGCTCGCGGTGGAGCGGGGGAGCACGGTGATCGTCGGTGTGAACAAGTTCGCCGACGGACAGGATCCGCCAATCATCCCGGCGCCGGACTTCACGGCGCTGGAGCAGGCGCAGCGCGCGCGGGTCGCGGCGATGCGTGCCGCGCGGGATGGAGCGGCGGTGGATGCCGCGTTGGGCGCCATCGCGCAGGCGGCGCCGGCGTACGCGAAGGCTTCGGGGGAGCGTGCGCCCCTAATGCCGTTGATCATCGATGCCGTGCGCGCGCGCGCGACGGTGGGCGAGATCTCCGACGCGCTGCGGAAGGTCTGGGGCGAGTACCGCCCGACCTAG
- a CDS encoding zinc ribbon domain-containing protein: MPTYEYRCPEGHDFEDFVLKISDAKSELPCPTCGKVAAKRMSAGSGLLFKGSGFYITDYGKDGKKDQRVGAKGSDSASAKSGEASSSSSKSSEGGASSGASASNSSGKASASAGSSSSSKSGGGAASGTGSSSSTSSPKSGPAK; this comes from the coding sequence ATGCCAACCTACGAGTATCGCTGCCCCGAGGGGCACGACTTCGAAGATTTCGTTCTCAAGATCTCCGACGCCAAGTCGGAACTGCCGTGCCCAACCTGTGGCAAGGTGGCCGCCAAGCGCATGAGCGCCGGCTCCGGGCTCCTGTTCAAGGGCTCGGGTTTCTACATCACCGACTACGGCAAGGACGGCAAGAAGGATCAGCGCGTTGGCGCGAAGGGTTCCGATTCCGCGTCGGCGAAGTCGGGCGAGGCGTCATCGAGCTCGAGCAAGTCGAGCGAGGGGGGCGCCTCCTCGGGTGCGTCTGCATCGAACAGCTCGGGTAAGGCGTCGGCGAGTGCCGGCAGTTCGAGTTCGTCGAAGAGCGGCGGCGGCGCCGCCAGCGGCACCGGTAGCTCCAGCAGCACCAGCAGCCCCAAGTCCGGCCCCGCGAAGTGA
- a CDS encoding arginine--tRNA ligase, which translates to MSGADSLRDALAHAAASIGAPAETKVLLERPRDPSHGDWATNLAMTLAKPLGKKPRDIADALVATLDRKAAGVGEVSIAGPGFINFRLDTADLAAGVARVLEAGEAWGRGAAGQGKVAVVEFVSANPTGPLHVGHGRQAALGDSIAALLQSQGWKVQREFYYNDAGVQIANLALSVQARLRERAGAALEIPEGGYHGEYIREIAERYAAEHADDPKGDKLEQVRRVAVRELRKEQDLDLRAFGVKFDVYYLESSLYTDGLVEKTVAALQAKGHTFEDDGALYLRTTDYGDDKDRVMRKRDGTFTYFVPDVAYHVTKFERGFTRAVNVQGADHHGTTARVRAGLQALEMGIPQGYPEYVLHQMVTVMRSGEEVKISKRAGSYVTVRDLIDEVGRDAVRYFFLMRKGDSQLVFDVDLARSQSEENPVYYIQMAHARVCGIFRVGEVDAATITGAGVDWSVLDTPEERELVKAILDWPAFVAAAAEALEPHRVANWLLETARLVHTWYHKHHVLGEPPAIMQARLALAKAVRITLSNGLGLLGIAAPERM; encoded by the coding sequence GTGAGCGGCGCCGACTCCCTGCGCGACGCCCTCGCGCACGCGGCGGCCAGCATTGGCGCGCCCGCCGAGACCAAGGTGCTGCTCGAACGCCCGCGCGACCCGTCACACGGCGACTGGGCCACGAACCTGGCGATGACGCTCGCCAAGCCACTCGGTAAGAAGCCGCGGGACATCGCCGACGCGTTGGTGGCGACGTTGGATCGCAAGGCGGCCGGCGTCGGCGAAGTTAGCATCGCGGGACCCGGATTTATCAACTTCCGACTGGACACCGCGGATCTTGCGGCTGGTGTGGCGCGCGTGCTTGAGGCCGGAGAGGCGTGGGGCCGCGGCGCGGCGGGGCAGGGCAAGGTGGCGGTGGTTGAGTTTGTCTCGGCGAACCCGACCGGCCCATTGCACGTCGGCCACGGCCGCCAGGCAGCACTTGGTGACTCGATCGCCGCGCTGCTGCAGTCGCAGGGCTGGAAGGTGCAGCGCGAGTTCTACTACAACGACGCCGGCGTGCAGATTGCGAACCTCGCGCTCTCCGTGCAGGCCCGTCTGCGCGAGCGAGCAGGTGCGGCGCTGGAGATTCCCGAGGGCGGCTACCACGGCGAGTACATCCGCGAGATCGCCGAGCGCTACGCGGCCGAGCACGCGGATGATCCCAAGGGCGACAAGCTCGAACAAGTGCGCCGGGTCGCGGTGCGCGAACTGCGCAAGGAACAGGACCTCGACCTCCGCGCCTTCGGCGTGAAGTTCGACGTCTACTACCTCGAGAGTTCGCTCTATACGGACGGCTTGGTCGAGAAGACGGTCGCCGCGCTGCAGGCCAAGGGGCACACCTTTGAGGACGACGGCGCGCTGTACCTGCGCACCACGGACTACGGTGACGACAAGGACCGCGTGATGCGCAAGCGGGACGGCACGTTCACGTACTTCGTGCCCGACGTCGCCTACCACGTGACAAAGTTCGAGCGCGGCTTCACGCGAGCCGTCAACGTGCAGGGTGCGGACCATCACGGCACGACGGCCCGCGTGCGCGCGGGCCTGCAGGCGCTGGAGATGGGCATCCCGCAAGGCTACCCGGAGTACGTGCTGCACCAGATGGTCACCGTGATGCGCAGCGGCGAGGAGGTGAAGATCTCCAAGCGCGCGGGAAGCTACGTGACGGTGCGCGACCTGATCGACGAGGTGGGTCGCGATGCGGTGCGCTACTTCTTCCTGATGCGGAAGGGCGACAGCCAGTTGGTGTTCGACGTGGACCTGGCGCGCTCGCAGAGTGAGGAGAATCCGGTCTATTACATCCAGATGGCGCACGCCCGCGTCTGCGGCATCTTCCGCGTGGGCGAAGTGGATGCGGCGACCATCACGGGTGCGGGCGTGGATTGGAGCGTCTTGGACACGCCGGAAGAACGCGAACTGGTGAAGGCAATCCTCGACTGGCCGGCCTTCGTGGCCGCGGCCGCCGAGGCGCTGGAACCGCACCGCGTGGCGAACTGGCTGCTGGAGACGGCACGGCTCGTGCATACCTGGTACCACAAGCACCACGTCCTCGGCGAGCCGCCCGCGATCATGCAGGCGCGTCTGGCCCTGGCCAAGGCGGTGCGCATAACGCTGTCGAACGGTCTTGGGCTCCTCGGCATCGCGGCGCCCGAACGCATGTAG
- a CDS encoding bifunctional hydroxymethylpyrimidine kinase/phosphomethylpyrimidine kinase, translated as MTVLVVGSVALDSVETPFGKADEVLGGSANYFAASASHQTGVQLVGVVGSDYPVAKLDALKARGVDLAGLEKAEGESFRWRGRYRHDLNSAETLETRLGVFSHFQPKIPAQFASAEYVFLANIDPRLQLQVLGQVKQPKLVACDTMNFWIESRRADLLTLLGKVDLITLNDAEARQLTEQANLVHAARWILERGPKTVLIKKGEHGAFMFTKDSVFFAPAYPLESVFDPTGAGDSFAGGFMGWLARTGDLSEANMRRAVIVGSAMGSFVVEGFSITRLLEVTRADIDRRVGEFHRLVSFDQELT; from the coding sequence ATGACAGTTCTCGTCGTCGGCTCCGTCGCACTCGACTCCGTTGAGACCCCTTTCGGCAAGGCCGATGAGGTGCTCGGTGGCTCGGCCAACTACTTCGCCGCTTCGGCGTCGCACCAGACGGGCGTGCAGCTCGTCGGCGTCGTCGGGTCCGACTATCCGGTTGCCAAGCTCGACGCGCTCAAGGCGCGCGGGGTGGACCTCGCGGGCCTGGAGAAGGCCGAGGGCGAATCCTTCCGCTGGCGCGGGCGCTATCGCCACGACTTGAACTCGGCCGAGACGCTCGAGACGCGGCTCGGCGTGTTCTCACACTTCCAGCCCAAGATCCCGGCGCAGTTCGCGTCGGCGGAGTACGTGTTCCTGGCGAACATCGACCCGCGGCTGCAACTGCAGGTGCTGGGCCAGGTCAAGCAGCCCAAGCTCGTGGCCTGCGACACCATGAACTTCTGGATCGAGTCGCGTCGGGCCGACCTGCTCACGCTGCTCGGAAAGGTGGACCTGATCACGCTGAACGATGCCGAGGCGCGGCAGCTCACGGAGCAGGCCAACCTCGTGCACGCGGCGCGCTGGATCCTCGAGCGCGGGCCCAAGACCGTGCTCATCAAGAAGGGCGAGCACGGCGCGTTCATGTTCACCAAGGACAGCGTGTTCTTCGCGCCGGCGTATCCGCTTGAGTCGGTGTTCGATCCCACCGGGGCAGGCGACTCGTTCGCCGGCGGCTTCATGGGTTGGCTAGCCCGCACCGGCGACCTCTCCGAAGCCAACATGCGCCGCGCGGTGATCGTCGGCTCGGCGATGGGCTCGTTCGTGGTCGAGGGCTTCTCGATCACGCGGCTGCTAGAGGTGACACGGGCGGACATTGACCGCCGCGTCGGCGAGTTCCATCGTCTGGTGTCCTTCGACCAGGAACTGACCTGA
- the purM gene encoding phosphoribosylformylglycinamidine cyclo-ligase produces MAEEKLTYASAGVDIDAADDSKHRIKKLVESTFTAGARGAFGGFGGMFRVPEGAKKPLLVASADGVGTKIKIAIEADRHDTIGHCLVNHCVNDILVQGARPLFFLDYVAFGKLLPSVVEGVVKGVAAGCRENGASLIGGETAEMPGVYTAPDYDLAGFIVGWVEEDQVITSAGVREGDVLVGLASTGLHTNGYSLARHIVTERLQLGPRDVFPESGGKSVADVMLAVHRSYLPILEPALGTVHAMAHITGGGIPGNLDRALPSHLDAVVETSAWEIPSLFRVLESAGKVERAEMYRAFNMGVGMIVIADTAGAAQVRDLARKAGVESWMLGHIRPGSGRVHLV; encoded by the coding sequence ATGGCCGAGGAGAAGCTCACGTATGCGAGCGCCGGCGTCGACATCGACGCCGCGGACGACAGCAAGCATCGCATCAAGAAGCTGGTCGAGAGCACGTTCACGGCCGGTGCGCGCGGCGCCTTCGGTGGCTTCGGCGGGATGTTCCGCGTGCCCGAGGGCGCGAAGAAGCCGTTGCTCGTGGCCAGCGCCGACGGCGTGGGCACAAAGATCAAGATCGCCATCGAGGCGGATCGGCACGACACAATCGGCCACTGCCTCGTGAACCACTGCGTTAACGACATCCTCGTGCAGGGTGCGCGGCCACTGTTCTTCCTCGACTACGTCGCGTTTGGCAAGCTGCTCCCATCTGTGGTTGAGGGGGTGGTGAAGGGCGTCGCTGCCGGCTGTCGTGAGAACGGCGCGTCGTTGATCGGCGGCGAGACCGCGGAGATGCCGGGCGTCTACACCGCGCCGGACTATGACCTCGCTGGGTTCATCGTCGGCTGGGTGGAAGAGGACCAGGTCATCACCTCAGCGGGTGTGCGGGAAGGCGACGTGTTGGTTGGACTCGCCAGCACAGGGTTGCACACCAACGGCTATTCGCTGGCTCGTCACATTGTGACGGAACGACTGCAGCTTGGGCCGCGGGATGTGTTTCCTGAATCGGGGGGCAAGTCGGTGGCCGACGTGATGTTGGCCGTGCACCGCTCCTACCTCCCAATCCTGGAGCCGGCGCTTGGCACCGTTCATGCGATGGCTCACATCACGGGAGGCGGGATCCCGGGCAACCTCGACCGGGCCCTGCCGTCACATCTCGACGCAGTGGTCGAGACGTCGGCCTGGGAGATCCCCTCGCTCTTCCGTGTGCTGGAGTCGGCCGGGAAGGTGGAGCGCGCAGAGATGTACCGCGCGTTCAATATGGGTGTCGGCATGATTGTGATAGCCGACACGGCCGGCGCGGCCCAAGTGCGTGACCTTGCTCGTAAGGCCGGCGTCGAATCTTGGATGCTCGGCCACATCCGCCCGGGGTCCGGGCGGGTTCACCTCGTGTAG